A region of Lycium barbarum isolate Lr01 chromosome 3, ASM1917538v2, whole genome shotgun sequence DNA encodes the following proteins:
- the LOC132633654 gene encoding uncharacterized protein LOC132633654 codes for MKFCLERFEVGLWSSAMDRNVEPILDNIAVGLRRKLLFVWDQDNCIDSGFSTLEKKNKPIFLKQLSKIWENNFGGGKFSKANTLMIDDEPHAALLNPPNTAVFPPAYKVRNRRDTFLGPKGEMQGFLEGLVDANDVPTYVKGHPLGQPAITDSHPDCYYYAKILRAAEAPNFGCPDYDSDYYSD; via the exons GCTATGGA TCGAAACGTGGAGCCTATTTTAGACAACATCGCGGTTGGCCTTCGAAGGAAGTTGCTATTTGTATGG GATCAAGATAATTGTATTGACAGCGGTTTTTCAACTCTGGAGAAGAAGAATAAGCCAATATTCTTGAAGCAGCTGAGTAAAATATGGGAAAATAATTTTGGTGGTGGAAAATTTTCGAAAGCCAACACACTAATGATTGATGATGAGCCCCATGCTGCTCTACTTAACCCA CCTAATACAGCAGTGTTTCCTCCTGCTTACAAAGTTAGAAATCGCCGAGACACATTTCTTG GTCCTAAGGGTGAAATGCAGGGATTTCTGGAGGGGCTAGTCGATGCAAATGATGTTCCAACATACGTGAAAGGACATCCCCTTGGACAACCTGCGATAACAGACTCTCATCCTGATTGTTATTACTATGCTAAGATACTTCGCGCCGCGGAAGCTCCTAACTTTGGCTGCCCTGATTATGACTCTGATTATTACTCTGATTAG